Below is a window of Halogeometricum rufum DNA.
GTCGTCGGGGAGGTACTGGATGCCGCGGACGCCCTCCCGGTAGAGGGACTCCGTCCGGCGCATCTCCTCGCGCATCGCCGCCCGGAACCCGTCGTCACAGCGGAACGACAGCAGTTGTTCCTCCGTGACCCCGTGGTTCCGGAGCGTCTCCTGCGGGAGGTAGATTCGGTCCCTGTCGACGATGTCCTCGCGCACGTCGCGCAGGAAGTTCGACATCTGGAACGCCTCGCCGAGTTTCGTCGCGTGCGGCCGCGCCTTCTCGGCGTCGGGCGTCTGCATGATGTCGGTCATCATCCGTCCCACGGCGGCCGCAGAGCCGTCCATGTACGCCTCCAGTTCCTCGTACGTCTCGTACCGACTCTTGTCGATGTCCGACAGCATCGCGTCGACGAAGACGTTCACGTCTTCCGCGTCGATGTCGTACTCCTCGCGGAGTTCGGCGAACGCGGAGAGCACCGGGTCGTCCGTCTCGCGGTCACCCAACGCCTCCGCCCGCAGTTGCTCCAGTCGCTCCCGTTGCACCGCCGGTTCGGCGGTGTCCTCGGCGTCGACGACTTCGTCAGCGACGCGGAAGAATGCGTACAGGACGTACGTCGCGTGCCGAACTCGCTCCGGAAGCACCCTCGTCGCGAGGTGGAAGGTCTTACCTGTCTTTCGCTGAATAGCCTTGCTTCGCTGGACCGGGTCCTGTCTTACCATTGTGGGATATCGAGTGGCGGCACGCTTCGAACAGTGACGACGCGACCACGCATCTACTGGACATCTCTAGCACTCGCATAGACATAATCGTTCGTGCGAAGGTTTAACCCGGGGGAGTCCTACACCGTGTGGCTCGGGGTCGAAAAAACGGCAGACTGCGACCCCGTCGCGTTCGTCCCCGCCCGGGTGTCGTCGGTCACCAGAAGGTGTCGCTGCAGTCGTAGACGACGCCGTGTTCGGGACAGACGTACTTGCAGTGGCGGCGGGCCATCGACGCGCCGCAGAGCGGACACGGCCGGCCGCGAACCGCCTCGACGTCTCCTTCCGTCTCCGAGTCGCTCACGGGAGAGTCGACGGGCGGGACGGGCAAGTAGGTTGCCACTGCCCGCCGACGCGACCGCGATTCGGCACGAACTTCGAACAAGACTCTTGAGGGGTCGCCGACGACAGTCGGTGAGAACCGCCCGGACGCCGCGCGAGTCGGTGGCGCCGGCCCTCGCTCGACGGCGGGGGCGGTACTATACGTTCGCTCGCCGAACGAGAGACGAGACTGGCCGATGGAGAAGGCGCTCTGGTATCTGTTCGCGGGGACGCGGGGTGGAGAGAACCGCGTCCGTATCGTGCGAGCACTCTCCGACCGACCGATGAACGCGAATCAACTCGCCACGGAACTGGAGTTGGGGTATCGGACGATACGCCACCACCTCGAACTGCTCGAAGAACACGGCGTCGTCGAGGGCGGCGACAACGACTACGGGAAGCTGTACTTCCTCACGGACCGGTTCCAGACGCACAGGGAGACGTTCGACCGAATCACGGAGCAACTGGACTGATGGCAATGGAGACGACGATTCTGGCGGCGAGTGCGCTCGCGGGAGTGAACATCATCCTCCTCGTGGCGCTCACGGCAGTGTGGGTGAACAACTACCGGACGTTCAAGACGCCGCTCGTCGGCGGGTTCGTCGCCTTCGGCGCGGCGATGCTGGCGGAGAACGCCCTCGCGCTCTACTTCTTCTTCAGCATGCAGAGCTTCTACTCCGGCGACCCGCACGTCCAGCAGGCGGTGTTGGCCCTCCGCGCCCTCCAACTGGTCGCGCTCGGCTTCCTCACGTACGTGACCGTGCAGTGAGCGGCGGTGAACGGCCGTCGGGACGACCCACCTACCGGCCACGTCGGCGGGCTCTCTCGAAATCCGGAGCCGCCGATAGTTTGTCGAGGCCACGCCGATTTGTCGAGGCCACGCCGAATACAGCGCGCGTATGCGGTCGCTGGGAGAACCGTATAGTTACAGCACCCAGTACGACGATTCCTCCGACTTGGTTCAGCGATATTCCAATCGCCGCACAGTCGGGAGTCTGGTCTCGACGGAGACTGGTCGTTCGGCTACCGCTGCTGTGCAATCCGTGGTTCGACTTCGTCGAACAGCTCTTCGACCCGTCGTTCGATGGTATCACGAATCTCACGCACCTGATCGAGACTCTGTCCGTCGGGATCCGCTAACGCCCAGTCGCGGACGTCGACGTCGTCGGCATCGAGTTCGAGCGTCGAACAGCCCATGGTCGCTACGATGTCGCACGATTCGAGTTCAGCCGTCGAGACTTCTCTCGGGGTTCGGTCCGAGAGGTCGACGTCGAGTTCGCCCATCACCGTGACGACTTCTTCGTGGACCGTCTCGGCAGGACGTGTGCCACCCGTGAGTATCTCGACCTCGTCACCGAGGTCACGTTCTTCCCGCTCACGTTCGGCGAACGCCGTCGACATCTGGCTGCGGCCAGCGTTCTGTACACATACGAACCCGAGTTTCGTCGTCGACTCGTTCGGCATGGTCGACCCTCCCGGAGTACCGACTTCAGGCTTCGTATGTTCTCTCTCTCGTTCACTATATCACACAATAGGAGACAAGAGACACGCGCTCAGAAGAAGCCGTCTCCCAGACGACTCGCTGTGACGTCGGTCGTTTCAGCGACGACGTGTGACCACGAGATTCCTGTTCGTCGGTTGCTGTGTCACAATCCCCGCGATCCGTCGAGGGCGACGACAACGGCGTTGGCTCGTGGAGTCGCACGGTACTTTCGCCACTTGCCGTCCTTTCGGCGGGTGAGTAGCCCGGCGTCCGTTAGCTGAGACAGCGCGTGGCTGATCGCGCTGTCGCTGACGTCGAGCAGCGGAGAGAACTCACAGACGCAAAGCTCCTCGTCGGCGACGTGGAGAATGCGGACGATTTTGTACCGAGTCTCGTTGGCGAGTGCCGAGAGTACTCCGACGTCGTCTTCGAGAGCCGGGCCGCCGGCGACCGCGTCTAACTCCTCGAGTTCAGCCAACCGTTCGGTAACTTCGTCGTCGCCACAACCACCCCGTTCACTAGCGAGATAGCGCTGCAGTCGCTCGGTGGATGACATACCTCTCAGTCGAACGGAGACGTGATTAAGTATTGTGGAGTGGGTGTGAGAAACACCAGCGTAGTACGATTGCAGATTCTCTAAGATGACTTCCGAAGTCTACATCGGTTTTTGCCACCGCTCACGGGCTCATTTGGAGTTAAAACGACCGGTAGTCGGATTTAATCCGGTCGAAATCCTTCGAGCTCGAAAGCGCAGTTCTTATACATTAGTTGAGAAAATACTCATATGAGCGTGGGAGCGATATCACGATTTGGTGCCCCACGCTGTCCGTCCCGTGTCCAGACAATTGAACGATCGATTCACCATCACGAATGACTGAACTTACCCTGTACGAAGAAGCGATGTGTTGTTCCACCGGCGTCTGTGGACCCGACCCCGACGACGAACTA
It encodes the following:
- a CDS encoding phytoene/squalene synthase family protein, which codes for MVRQDPVQRSKAIQRKTGKTFHLATRVLPERVRHATYVLYAFFRVADEVVDAEDTAEPAVQRERLEQLRAEALGDRETDDPVLSAFAELREEYDIDAEDVNVFVDAMLSDIDKSRYETYEELEAYMDGSAAAVGRMMTDIMQTPDAEKARPHATKLGEAFQMSNFLRDVREDIVDRDRIYLPQETLRNHGVTEEQLLSFRCDDGFRAAMREEMRRTESLYREGVRGIQYLPDDCQFAVLLSAVLYADHHREIRRRNYDVLSVTPSISTTRKLALLAKTRLHWAFKRDPEAVFRTVSAVPYPAESDDHTHREHGHSGVARSLTPSLFGGRLSDWVRSFTRGE
- a CDS encoding HVO_2523 family zinc finger protein, producing the protein MSDSETEGDVEAVRGRPCPLCGASMARRHCKYVCPEHGVVYDCSDTFW
- a CDS encoding ArsR/SmtB family transcription factor — translated: MEKALWYLFAGTRGGENRVRIVRALSDRPMNANQLATELELGYRTIRHHLELLEEHGVVEGGDNDYGKLYFLTDRFQTHRETFDRITEQLD
- a CDS encoding low molecular weight phosphatase family protein, with product MPNESTTKLGFVCVQNAGRSQMSTAFAEREREERDLGDEVEILTGGTRPAETVHEEVVTVMGELDVDLSDRTPREVSTAELESCDIVATMGCSTLELDADDVDVRDWALADPDGQSLDQVREIRDTIERRVEELFDEVEPRIAQQR
- a CDS encoding ArsR/SmtB family transcription factor; the protein is MSSTERLQRYLASERGGCGDDEVTERLAELEELDAVAGGPALEDDVGVLSALANETRYKIVRILHVADEELCVCEFSPLLDVSDSAISHALSQLTDAGLLTRRKDGKWRKYRATPRANAVVVALDGSRGL